From Leopardus geoffroyi isolate Oge1 chromosome B4, O.geoffroyi_Oge1_pat1.0, whole genome shotgun sequence, a single genomic window includes:
- the LOC123591543 gene encoding olfactory receptor 6C4-like, translating to MGNQTSVIEFILLGLTADTELQAVLFLFLLLTYVLSIMGNLTIIILTTLDYRLQTPMYFFLRNFSILEISFTSVFVPKMLVNIGTGDRTISFAACFTQYFFAILLGATEFYLLAAMSFDRYVAICKPLHYTTVMSRRLCIQLVLCSWFSGFLVVIGPHIMTLQLPFCASNIINHYCCDYTVLLHLACSDTHFIEVMEFNLAAVTLIFTLVLVILSYTYIIRTILRIPSVPQRKKAFSTCFSHMIVVSLSYGSCIFMYINPSVKDAETFNKGVAVLNTSVAPLLNPFIYTLRNKQVNIAFKDMVSKVTAFSRK from the coding sequence ATGGGCAACCAGACATCAGTGATAGAGTTCATTCTTCTTGGACTGACAGCTGACACTGAGCTTCAGGctgtgcttttcctttttctgctgctAACTTACGTCTTAAGCATCATGGGAAACTTGACCATCATCATTCTGACCACGCTGGATTATCGCCTCCAGACTCCTATGTATTTCTTCCTCCGGAATTTTTCCATTCTGGAAATATCTTTTACCTCTGTCTTTGTTCCCAAAATGCTAGTCAATATTGGAACTGGAGACAGGACTATCTCCTTTGCTGCTTGTTTCACTCAGTATTTTTTTGCCATCCTTCTGGGAGCAACCGAGTTTTATCTTTTAGCTGCCATGTCCTTTGACCGCTATGTTGCCATTTGCAAACCCCTACATTATACAACTGTAATGAGCAGGAGACTCTGCATTCAACTTGTCTTGTGTTCCTGGTTCTCTGGTTTTTTGGTTGTCATTGGGCCTCATATAATGACTCTCCAGCTGCCTTTCTGTGCATCCAACATCATCAATCATTACTGCTGTGACTATACTGTACTATTGCATCTAGCTTGTTCAGACACACATTTCATAGAAGTGATGGAGTTCAATTTGGCTGCAGTCACCCTCATCTTCACCTTGGTGCTAGTGATCCTTTCCTACACGTACATTATCAGGACAATTCTGAGAATCCCCTCTGTTCCACagagaaaaaaagctttttctaCATGTTTCTCTCATATGATTGTGGTCTCACTTTCTTATGGAAGTTGTATCTTTATGTACATAAATCCTTCTGTTAAGGATGCAGAAACTTTTAATAAGGGCGTGGCTGTTTTAAATACATCAGTTGCCCCTCTGTTGAACCCTTTCATCTATACCCTCAGGAATAAGCAAGTGAATATAGCCTTCAAAGATATGGTCAGCAAAGTAACagctttttcaagaaaataa
- the LOC123591464 gene encoding olfactory receptor 6C4-like — translation MSNQTSVIEFILLGLTADTELQAVLFLFLLLTYVLSIMGNLTIIILTTLDYRLQTPMYFFLRNFSILEISFTSVFVPKMLVNIGTGDRTISFAACFTQYFFAILLGATEFYLLAAMSFDRYVAICKPLHYTTVMSRRLCIQLVLCSWFSGFLVVIGPHIMTLQLPFCASNIINHYCCDSTVLLHLACSDTHFIEVMEFILAAVTLIFTLVLVILSYMYIIRTILRIPSVPQRKKAFSTCFSHMIVVSLSYGSCIFMYINPSVKDAETFNKGVAVLNTSVAPLLNPFIYTLRNKQVNIAFKDMVSKVTAFSRK, via the coding sequence ATGAGCAACCAGACATCAGTGATAGAGTTCATTCTTCTTGGACTGACAGCTGACACTGAGCTTCAGGctgtgcttttcctttttctgctgctAACTTACGTCTTAAGCATCATGGGAAACTTGACCATCATCATTCTGACCACACTGGATTATCGCCTCCAGACTCCTATGTATTTCTTCCTCCGGAATTTTTCCATTCTGGAAATATCTTTTACCTCTGTCTTTGTTCCCAAAATGCTAGTCAATATTGGAACTGGAGACAGGACTATCTCCTTTGCTGCTTGTTTCACTCAGTATTTTTTTGCCATCCTTCTGGGAGCAACCGAGTTTTATCTTTTAGCTGCCATGTCCTTTGACCGCTATGTTGCCATTTGCAAACCCCTACACTATACAACTGTAATGAGCAGGAGACTCTGCATTCAACTTGTCTTGTGTTCCTGGTTCTCTGGTTTTTTGGTTGTCATTGGGCCTCATATAATGACTCTCCAGCTGCCTTTCTGTGCATCCAACATCATCAATCATTACTGCTGTGACTCTACTGTACTGTTGCATCTAGCTTGTTCAGACACACATTTCATAGAAGTGATGGAGTTCATCTTGGCTGCAGTCACCCTCATCTTCACCTTGGTGCTAGTGATCCTTTCCTACATGTACATTATCAGGACAATTCTGAGAATCCCCTCTGTTCCACagagaaaaaaagctttttctaCATGTTTCTCTCATATGATTGTGGTCTCACTTTCTTATGGAAGTTGTATCTTTATGTACATAAATCCTTCTGTTAAGGATGCAGAAACTTTTAATAAGGGCGTGGCTGTTTTAAATACATCAGTTGCCCCTCTGTTGAACCCTTTCATCTATACCCTCAGGAATAAGCAAGTGAATATAGCCTTCAAAGATATGGTCAGCAAAGTAACagctttttcaagaaaataa